In the genome of Candidatus Dormiibacterota bacterium, one region contains:
- a CDS encoding cbb3-type cytochrome c oxidase subunit I, which translates to MVLDQVNTATTPAQRRLIFAHLAVAFAALFVGTFFGVLQTLSHANAIQMPPWLDYYRMLTAHGVLLALVFTTFFITGLSTLAIYQTEAYPKRGIGLGWLAWWVMLVGTVMAAFEILAGNASVLYTFYAPLKASPWFYVGAALLIIGTWIALLEFVLVTLKWRSDNPGKRTPLPAFMVLANFIMWFLATIGVAIEVIFQLIPWSFGWVPGVDVLLSRMLFWYFGHPLVYFWLLGAYLIWYGVVPAILKVPIFSDSLTRLAFILLMILSLPVGIHHEFSDPGIAAHWKLLQTAFTLMVVVPSLMTAFALFATFEEYAAKKGKFGFFKIVGSLPWNDPSFAGIALAMILFIFGGIGGIINASYTMDTTIHNTMWIVGHFHITVGGPVALTLLAATWRLLPALTGKPLYSPSLARAQVWLWFVGMAVMSFAMHAQGVLGAPRRVEHFVYGGAAVAQSWETYSLLAAGGGIVIFLSVIAFAIVLFGTLLSRPEERDEPSELEFTFALSRPD; encoded by the coding sequence ATGGTTCTCGATCAAGTTAATACCGCAACGACGCCCGCGCAGCGCCGCCTAATTTTCGCACATCTCGCGGTGGCCTTCGCCGCACTTTTCGTCGGAACGTTCTTCGGAGTGTTGCAGACGCTTTCGCATGCGAATGCGATTCAGATGCCGCCGTGGCTCGACTACTACCGTATGCTCACCGCGCACGGGGTGCTGCTGGCGCTCGTCTTCACGACATTTTTTATCACCGGCCTCTCTACGCTGGCGATCTATCAAACCGAAGCGTACCCCAAGCGGGGCATCGGTTTGGGTTGGCTTGCGTGGTGGGTGATGCTCGTCGGCACCGTGATGGCGGCATTCGAAATCCTTGCCGGTAACGCATCGGTACTCTACACATTTTATGCGCCGTTAAAGGCCAGCCCGTGGTTCTATGTGGGCGCGGCGCTGCTCATCATCGGTACGTGGATCGCGTTGCTCGAGTTCGTCCTGGTTACCCTAAAATGGCGAAGCGATAATCCCGGCAAGCGGACGCCGCTCCCCGCGTTCATGGTGCTCGCGAATTTCATCATGTGGTTTCTCGCCACGATCGGCGTCGCCATCGAGGTGATCTTTCAGCTGATTCCATGGTCGTTCGGATGGGTGCCCGGCGTCGACGTGCTTCTGAGCCGCATGCTGTTTTGGTACTTCGGGCATCCGTTGGTCTACTTCTGGCTCTTGGGCGCATACCTCATTTGGTACGGCGTCGTTCCGGCAATTTTAAAGGTCCCGATTTTCTCCGATTCGCTCACGCGTTTGGCCTTCATCCTGCTCATGATTCTCTCGCTACCCGTCGGCATTCATCACGAATTTTCCGATCCGGGCATCGCAGCGCATTGGAAATTGCTGCAGACGGCCTTTACGCTCATGGTCGTCGTGCCGTCCCTCATGACGGCGTTCGCGCTCTTTGCCACATTCGAAGAGTATGCTGCAAAAAAGGGCAAATTCGGATTCTTCAAAATCGTCGGCTCGCTGCCGTGGAACGATCCGTCCTTTGCCGGCATAGCCTTAGCGATGATACTCTTCATCTTCGGCGGCATCGGCGGTATCATCAACGCGTCGTACACGATGGACACCACGATCCACAATACGATGTGGATAGTCGGGCACTTCCACATCACCGTCGGCGGCCCGGTCGCGTTGACATTGCTGGCCGCGACGTGGCGGCTTCTTCCGGCGCTCACCGGAAAGCCGCTCTATAGTCCGAGCCTGGCGCGCGCGCAAGTATGGCTGTGGTTCGTCGGCATGGCTGTGATGTCGTTCGCGATGCACGCGCAGGGCGTCTTGGGCGCACCTCGCCGTGTCGAACACTTCGTCTACGGCGGCGCCGCGGTAGCCCAGTCGTGGGAGACCTACTCGCTCCTGGCGGCGGGCGGCGGCATCGTGATATTTCTGAGCG
- a CDS encoding cytochrome C oxidase subunit II: MHVHRLEKIFLGLGIATLVAFFAILVTLQIGEGFTPPSHIQTIDPTKVSSTPPFDHPGLVRRADGSYEAYYVGQVFSWQPASLTVPRGAKVTFYVTSTDVVHGFLIEHTDVNLEVMPGWVSSGTHVFSKPGDYLIVCDQYCGEGHASMFAHILVK; encoded by the coding sequence ATGCACGTCCATCGCCTTGAGAAGATCTTCCTCGGTTTAGGCATCGCCACGCTGGTCGCGTTTTTTGCGATTTTAGTGACGCTGCAGATCGGCGAAGGTTTCACTCCGCCAAGCCACATCCAGACGATCGATCCGACCAAAGTTTCCTCAACCCCGCCGTTCGATCACCCCGGCTTGGTTCGTCGTGCGGACGGCTCCTACGAAGCCTACTACGTCGGCCAAGTATTCAGCTGGCAGCCGGCGTCGCTCACCGTGCCGCGCGGCGCCAAAGTGACGTTTTACGTCACGTCCACCGACGTCGTGCACGGCTTTCTCATCGAGCACACCGACGTCAATCTCGAAGTGATGCCCGGTTGGGTGAGTAGTGGAACGCACGTCTTTAGCAAGCCCGGCGATTACTTGATCGTCTGCGATCAGTATTGCGGCGAGGGGCATGCATCGATGTTTGCCCATATTTTGGTGAAATGA
- a CDS encoding peroxiredoxin, whose protein sequence is MDNILQLPRLNEPAPAFEANTTHGMRKLADYKGKWLILFSHPADFTPVCTTEFLGFAKAYPEFQKLNCELLGLSIDSVYSHIAWTRSIKQNFGVDIPFPIIDDLSMKVANAYGMIQPGASNTSAVRATFFIDGKSILRAMVYYPMSNGRSIAEFVRLVTAMQLSDANGIATPQAWQPGEKVIVPAPLTAQAAEARAGEGYEYTDWYFSKKQL, encoded by the coding sequence ATGGACAATATCTTACAGTTGCCGCGCCTCAACGAACCGGCGCCGGCTTTCGAAGCCAATACCACCCATGGGATGCGCAAGCTCGCCGACTATAAGGGAAAATGGCTGATCCTGTTCTCACATCCGGCTGATTTCACGCCGGTTTGCACCACCGAGTTCCTCGGCTTCGCCAAAGCCTATCCCGAGTTCCAGAAACTCAATTGCGAACTGCTCGGGCTTTCGATCGACAGCGTGTACTCCCATATCGCCTGGACTCGCAGCATCAAGCAGAACTTCGGCGTCGATATCCCGTTCCCGATCATCGACGACCTGTCGATGAAGGTAGCGAACGCCTACGGCATGATCCAGCCCGGCGCGAGCAACACGTCGGCCGTCCGAGCGACATTTTTCATCGACGGCAAAAGTATCTTGCGAGCGATGGTGTATTATCCGATGAGCAACGGACGCTCCATTGCCGAGTTCGTTCGCCTGGTCACCGCGATGCAGTTGTCTGATGCGAACGGTATCGCGACGCCCCAAGCCTGGCAGCCGGGCGAGAAGGTAATCGTTCCGGCACCGCTGACGGCGCAGGCTGCAGAAGCGCGCGCCGGCGAAGGATATGAGTACACCGATTGGTATTTTTCAAAAAAGCAGCTCTAA
- a CDS encoding VIT family protein, whose product MRAGALHPESHLVSRIGWLRAAVLGANDGIVSTASLIVGVAAASGTRSSILVAGIAGLVAGAMSMAAGEYVSVSSQSDTEQADLARESAEQVSQPQFEHDELAQIYVKRGLEPGLASQVADQLMAKDALGTHARDELGISEITTARPIQAALTSAATFSIGAALPLIAAAIAPSAWLISAVTVASLCFLALLGAVGAKTGGANIWRATARVTFWGAFAMGITAAIGALIGRAV is encoded by the coding sequence ATGCGCGCGGGCGCGCTTCATCCCGAGAGCCACCTCGTCTCTCGCATAGGTTGGCTGCGGGCGGCCGTGCTAGGCGCCAACGACGGCATCGTGTCCACAGCGAGCCTGATCGTCGGCGTGGCCGCTGCCTCCGGCACGCGCTCGAGCATTCTGGTCGCCGGCATCGCCGGGCTAGTCGCCGGTGCCATGTCGATGGCTGCCGGCGAGTATGTCTCCGTCAGTTCGCAATCCGATACGGAACAAGCCGATCTCGCACGCGAGAGCGCGGAGCAAGTCAGTCAACCCCAATTCGAGCACGACGAACTCGCTCAGATCTACGTGAAGCGCGGCCTGGAGCCGGGCCTCGCCAGTCAAGTAGCCGATCAACTGATGGCCAAGGATGCGCTCGGAACGCACGCCCGAGACGAGCTTGGCATCTCGGAGATAACGACCGCGCGCCCGATCCAGGCGGCGCTGACGTCCGCCGCGACGTTTTCCATCGGCGCGGCGCTTCCGCTCATCGCCGCCGCTATCGCTCCATCCGCTTGGCTCATATCGGCGGTTACCGTAGCGTCTCTATGCTTCTTGGCGCTGCTTGGCGCCGTCGGCGCAAAGACCGGAGGAGCAAATATCTGGAGAGCCACGGCTCGGGTGACGTTCTGGGGCGCGTTCGCGATGGGCATAACCGCGGCAATCGGCGCTCTTATCGGAAGAGCGGTTTAG
- a CDS encoding rubrerythrin family protein yields MIVLTALLATGFVAFSAGAASTNSVATQKNLMDAMHGEAFAYIKYLAYADAARKNGDPELAGIFERAATIERYSHFVGSAGFAHLVGSDVANLNDAIAGENYENTIMYPAMAKQARSEGNTAVANWLTSVAKDEGTHRDAFKAALLKRKK; encoded by the coding sequence GACAGGATTTGTCGCATTTTCAGCGGGCGCGGCATCGACGAACTCGGTTGCAACTCAGAAAAACCTCATGGACGCGATGCACGGCGAGGCGTTCGCCTATATCAAATACCTTGCGTACGCGGACGCGGCTCGGAAAAACGGAGATCCCGAACTCGCGGGAATTTTTGAGCGGGCCGCCACGATAGAACGATATTCCCACTTTGTAGGATCGGCTGGCTTTGCGCACCTCGTCGGCAGCGACGTAGCAAACCTCAATGACGCGATCGCCGGCGAAAACTACGAAAATACGATCATGTATCCTGCGATGGCAAAGCAGGCTCGCAGCGAGGGGAACACCGCCGTAGCAAATTGGCTTACGTCGGTCGCCAAGGACGAAGGTACCCACCGAGACGCGTTTAAAGCGGCCCTGCTAAAGCGCAAGAAATAA